The Salvia miltiorrhiza cultivar Shanhuang (shh) chromosome 1, IMPLAD_Smil_shh, whole genome shotgun sequence genome has a window encoding:
- the LOC131005588 gene encoding peptidyl-prolyl cis-trans isomerase Pin1-like, whose protein sequence is MSSSEQVRASHILIKHEGSRRKSSWRDPEGRRISATKRDSAVDQLKVIRDDIVTGKTRFDEVASRLSDCSSAKRGGDLGPFGRGQMQKPFEDVTFSLKVGEISDIVDTDSGTHLIMRTG, encoded by the exons ATGTCGTCGAGCGAGCAGGTTCGCGCGTCGCACATACTGATAAAGCACGAAGGATCGCGGCGGAAGTCCTCGTGGAGGGACCCCGAGGGCCGCCGCATCTCCGCCACCAAAAGGGACAGCGCCGTCGACCAGCTCAAGGTCATTCGAGACGATATCGTCACCGGAAAAACGAGGTTCGACGAAGTTGCGTCTCGCCTCTCTGACTGCAGCTCCGCCAAGCGCGGCGGCGATCTCG GTCCCTTTGGCCGAGGTCAGATGCAGAAACCGTTTGAAGATGTCACATTCAGTCTGAAGGTCGGGGAAATTAGTGACATTGTTGACACTGACAGCGGCACCCACTTAATAATGAGGACGGGTTGA
- the LOC131005590 gene encoding amidophosphoribosyltransferase, chloroplastic-like, whose translation MAAAATAATAAAATPSFSACPTSSATRLSSCSTPLLLKTTQKPLHITHSKNPIADVISTYKNSTSSENVPFLDEDDDDDKPREECGVVGIYGDPEASRLAYLALHALQHRGQEGAGIVAVSDGVLQSVTGVGLVSEVFNQSKLDKLPGDIAIGHVRYSTAGSSMLKNVQPFVAGYRYGSVGVAHNGNLVNYQSLRAELEEHGSIFNTSSDTEAVLHLIAISKARPFFLRIVEACEKLEGAYSMVFLTEDKLVAVRDPYGFRPLVMGRRSNGAVVFASETCALDLIDATYEREVFPGEVLVVDKDGVRSLCLMPHPQPKSCIFEHIYFALPNSIVFGRSVYESRRVFGEILAAEAPVDCDVVIAVPDSGVVAALGYAEKAGVPFQQGLIRSHYVGRTFIEPSQKIRDFGVKLKLSPVRAVLEGKRVVVVDDSIVRGTTSSKIVRLLKEAGAKEVHMRIASPPIIASCYYGVDTPSSEELISNRMSVEEIRQFIGSDTLEFLPIEKLQKLLGGDASSYCYACFSGDYPVQPTGQVKRVGDFVDDGLSGSVDGGWIKDTRKGARVDVAKLEWKKEIFTS comes from the coding sequence atggccgccgccgctACCGCTGCtactgccgccgccgccacgcCGTCCTTCTCCGCCTGCCCAACCTCCTCCGCCACCCGTCTCTCGTCATGCTCCACTCCGCTACTCCTCAAAACCACCCAAAAACCTCTCCACATCACCCACTCCAAGAATCCAATCGCAGATGTAATCTCAACCTACAAAAATTCTACGAGTTCAGAAAACGTACCGTTTCtcgacgaagacgacgacgacgatAAGCCGCGGGAGGAGTGCGGCGTGGTTGGAATCTACGGCGACCCGGAGGCCTCCCGCCTCGCTTACTTGGCCCTGCACGCGCTCCAGCACCGCGGCCAGGAGGGCGCCGGAATCGTGGCTGTGAGCGACGGCGTTCTCCAGTCTGTTACCGGCGTCGGGCTGGTCTCTGAGGTCTTCAACCAATCGAAACTCGACAAACTGCCTGGCGATATCGCGATAGGCCACGTCAGATACTCCACCGCCGGCTCCTCCATGCTGAAGAACGTCCAGCCGTTCGTCGCAGGCTACAGATACGGCTCCGTCGGGGTGGCGCACAACGGCAATTTGGTGAATTACCAATCCCTGCGGGCGGAGCTGGAGGAACACGGCTCGATTTTCAACACGAGCTCGGATACGGAGGCTGTTCTGCACCTGATTGCGATTTCCAAGGCGAGGCCGTTTTTCCTGCGGATTGTGGAGGCCTGCGAGAAACTGGAGGGGGCTTACTCCATGGTGTTCCTAACGGAGGACAAACTGGTGGCGGTGCGCGACCCGTACGGCTTCCGGCCGCTGGTCATGGGGCGCCGAAGCAACGGCGCGGTCGTTTTCGCCTCCGAGACCTGCGCGCTCGACCTAATCGACGCAACTTACGAGAGAGAGGTCTTCCCCGGCGAGGTCCTCGTCGTGGATAAGGACGGCGTGCGCTCGCTCTGCCTGATGCCACATCCGCAGCCGAAATCGTGCATCTTCGAGCACATCTACTTCGCGCTCCCCAATTCCATCGTGTTCGGCCGATCCGTGTACGAATCGCGCCGCGTGTTCGGGGAGATACTCGCCGCGGAGGCGCCGGTCGATTGCGACGTAGTGATCGCGGTGCCGGACTCCGGCGTCGTGGCGGCGCTCGGCTACGCGGAGAAGGCCGGGGTTCCGTTCCAGCAGGGGCTGATCCGGTCGCACTACGTCGGCCGCACGTTCATCGAGCCGTCGCAGAAAATTAGGGATTTCGGCGTGAAATTGAAGCTCTCGCCAGTACGAGCGGTGCTGGAGGGGAAGCGCGTGGTGGTGGTGGACGATTCGATCGTGAGAGGCACCACATCGTCCAAAATCGTGCGGCTGCTGAAGGAGGCCGGGGCGAAGGAGGTGCACATGCGGATCGCCAGCCCTCCGATAATCGCGTCGTGCTATTACGGCGTGGACACGCCGAGCTCCGAGGAGCTGATCTCGAATAGGATGAGCGTGGAGGAGATCAGGCAGTTTATCGGATCGGATACGCTGGAGTTTCTTCCGATAGAGAAGTTGCAGAAGCTGCTGGGCGGCGATGCGTCGTCGTACTGCTACGCGTGCTTCTCGGGCGATTATCCTGTGCAGCCGACGGGGCAGGTGAAGAGAGTTGGGGATTTCGTTGATGATGGATTGAGCGGGAGCGTGGATGGTGGTTGGATAAAGGACACTAGAAAGGGGGCCAGAGTGGATGTGGCCAAATTGGAGTGGAAGAAGGAGATCTTCACTTCCTAG
- the LOC131005589 gene encoding LOW QUALITY PROTEIN: tRNA-dihydrouridine(47) synthase [NAD(P)(+)]-like (The sequence of the model RefSeq protein was modified relative to this genomic sequence to represent the inferred CDS: deleted 1 base in 1 codon) yields the protein MDLPSYCSPNIQSIHPNDVGLLLPIREIQANHKPPPLSRSLKPYPSTIKPDPNMEDPSPREDISNGVVPAPLPHCQMTAAELVAKAIAPMRREFLRPPPVRNCDNSVDKNSDDKEAAQDDGRISVSAAPILKEKKSKRQLKRERRQEQKSVLHICPVVAKSGEVSACVYNENCRFSHDLEAFKSQKPADLDGVCPFLSKVGPCPYGLACRFAGTHKADDGEATTDDGDRKNSEMNALTKDVQRLLWKNRMKFPKADAALKLLGLQGQGKKTKAGGNDNDGKNVTNDEKVEGNGCCMEDSAEVLEEDIADKADVADEVRPPKKTKCSTDEACDAPLNGEILNEKDVGESCKQSEPEAESIVENFVEDNDKCLKLHPREKKIIDFRDKLYLAPLTTVGNLPFRRVCKGLGVDITCGEMAMCTNLLQGQASEWALLRRHSSEDFFGVQICGAYPDTVTRTVELIEEHCTVDFIDINMGCPIDIVCNKGAGSALLTKPMRMKSVVQASSTAVSTPVTIKVRTGYFEGKNRVDSLIADMGNWGATAVTVHGRTRQQRYSKLADWEYIYQCARAAPSNLQVLGNGDVFSYLDWNAHKSDCPELSTCMIARGALVKPWIFTEIKEQRHWDITSGERLNILKDYARFGLEHWGSDSKGVETTRHFLLEWLSYTCRYIPVGLLDVIPQKINWRPPSYFGRDDLETLMASDSAADWIRLTEMLLGKVPAGFTFAPKHKSNAYDTAENG from the exons ATGGACCTTCCTTCCTATTGCAGCCCAAATATACAAAGTATTCATCCAAACGACGTCGGATTGTTACTGCCGATTCGGGAAATTCAAGCTAACCATAAACCACCACCACTGTCACGTTCCTTAAAACCCTACCCTTCCACCATCAAACCCGACCCGAATATGGAAGACCCGTCACCCCGCGAAGACATCTCAAACGGCGTAGtcccggcgccgctgccgcatTGTCAAATGACCGCCGCGGAGCTGGTGGCTAAAGCCATAGCTCCAATGAGGAGAGAATTCCTCCGCCCGCCGCCCGTCAGAAACTGCGACAATAGCGTCGATAAGAATTCCGACGATAAGGAAGCAGCGCAAGACGACGGCCGCATCTCCGTCTCCGCAGCTCCGATACTCAAGGAGAAGAAATCCAAGCGCCAACTGAAACGCGAGCGCCGTCAG GAACAAAAATCTGTGCTGCATATATGCCCAGTGGTAGCGAAGAGCGGGGAGGTTAGTGCGTGCGTGTATAATGAAAACTGCCGCTTCAGCCACGACTTGGAAGCATTCAAATCTCAG AAACCTGCTGATTTGGATGGTGTTTGTCCCTTCTTGAGCAAAGTGGGGCCGTGCCCTTACGGTCTGGCGTGTAGATTTGCTGGCACACATAAGGCTGATGATGGCGAAGCTACCACTGATGATGGAGATAGGAAAAACAGTGAAATGAATGCATTGACGAAGGATGTTCAGAGGCTTTTATGGAAAAATAGGATGAAATTTCCGAAGGCAGATGCTGCGCTTAAGCTTCTCGGCCTTCAG GGGCAGGGGAAGAAGACAAAGGCTGGGGGTAATGACAATGATGGTAAAAATGTCACCAATGATGAAAAGGTTGAAGGAAATGGTTGTTGCATGGAAGATTCTGCAGAAGTTTTGGAAGAAGATATTGCCGACAAGGCTGATGTCGCTGATGAAGTTCGGCCGCCCAAGAAGACAAAATGCTCAACTGATGAAGCTTGTGATGCACCACTTAATG GTGAGATTCTCAATGAGAAAGATGTGGGCGAGAGCTGCAAACAAAGTGAACCTGAAGCTGAAAGCATTGTTGAGAACTTTGTGGAAGACAATGATAAATGCCTAAAGTTACACCCACGGGAAAAGAAAATCATCGACTTTAGGGATAAGCTTTATCTTGCTCCGCTGACTACAGTAGGAAATCTGCCATTTCGCCGGGTTTGCAAGGGTCTGGGTGTTGACATTACGTGTGGCGAGATGGCAATGTGCACCAATCTTTTGCAG GGTCAAGCTTCGGAATGGGCTTTACTAAGGCGGCATTCTTCAGAGGATTTCTTTGGTGTTCAGATCTGTGGGGCGTATCCAGATACTGTTACTAGAACTGTTGAACTTATAGAGGAGCATTGCACAGTGGACTTCATCGATATTAACATGGGATGTCCAATTGATATTGTCTGCAACAAGGGTGCTGGATCTGCCCTCCTCACAAAACCAATGCGAATGAAAAGTGTGGTACAGGCTTCCTCTACAGCAGTCTCTACACCAGTGACTATCAAG GTCCGAACAGGTTATTTTGAGGGTAAGAATCGC GTCGACTCTTTGATAGCAGACATGGGAAACTGGGGCGCCACTGCAGTGACAGTGCATGGTCGGACGCGACAACAGCGCTACAGCAAGCTTGCTGATTGGGAATACATCTACCAATGCGCACGAGCAGCCCCTTCCAATCTGCAAGTCCTTGGAAACGGTGATGTGTTCTCGTATTTAGACTGGAACGCTCACAAGTCCGACTGTCCCGAGCTCTCTACATGTATGATTGCTCGAGGAGCACTGGTTAAG CCTTGGATATTCACCGAAATCAAGGAACAGAGGCACTGGGACATTACTTCTGGAGAGCGGCTCAACATTTTGAAGGATTACGCCCGTTTTGGCCTCGAACATTGGGGTTCTGACTCAAAAG GAGTCGAGACAACGAGGCATTTCTTGCTGGAATGGCTGAGCTACACTTGCAGATACATCCCGGTTGGCCTCTTAGATGTCATCCCTCAAAAGATAAACTGGCGGCCGCCCTCGTATTTCGGCCGTGATGATCTCGAGACGTTAATGGCCTCCGATTCAGCTGCTGATTGG ATTAGGTTAACGGAGATGTTGCTTGGCAAGGTGCCTGCTGGCTTCACCTTTGCTCCCAAACACAAGTCCAATGCATATGATACAGCAGAAAATGGCTAA